One genomic region from Chthonomonas calidirosea T49 encodes:
- a CDS encoding ferritin-like domain-containing protein produces MNELQQAVSRRRFMAGVGTLGLSATAGLLLSGCGGSSSSSTNQDATIINAAATAEALATVMYDNIIKSAVYTSGLNGNANDQAYLVAGREQEALHYQVLVGAGAQPLALTFYFPIGMFTTANGQQNAQTVVNTLITLEDAFIAAYLIGIRDLSTSALKVLAGQILGVESEHRTLGRVIAADLGLTSVTGLSGTPESVVGASGHAANNIAFERTFSTTGPKFQTINDVVKALGPFVTPPTSGSGFDPTPYQFNTTANFYLTETPTVTLDSTTPNS; encoded by the coding sequence ATGAACGAGCTTCAACAAGCCGTTTCCCGACGCCGCTTTATGGCGGGGGTAGGAACTCTTGGTTTAAGTGCCACGGCGGGCCTTTTGCTTTCGGGATGTGGAGGAAGCAGCTCCTCTTCAACCAATCAGGACGCAACCATCATCAACGCTGCCGCCACGGCCGAAGCGTTAGCTACCGTGATGTACGACAACATTATCAAATCGGCCGTCTACACCAGCGGTCTCAATGGAAATGCAAACGATCAAGCCTACCTTGTGGCCGGTCGCGAGCAGGAGGCTCTACACTATCAGGTGCTTGTAGGCGCCGGCGCACAGCCGCTTGCACTTACCTTCTATTTCCCTATCGGCATGTTCACAACTGCAAATGGCCAGCAGAACGCGCAGACGGTTGTTAACACCTTGATCACCCTTGAAGATGCCTTTATTGCGGCCTACCTTATCGGTATTCGCGACCTCTCCACCAGCGCCCTCAAAGTTTTGGCGGGCCAGATTCTTGGCGTGGAGAGCGAGCACCGTACCCTCGGTCGTGTCATTGCGGCCGATTTAGGTCTTACATCCGTGACGGGCCTTAGCGGAACCCCGGAATCGGTGGTTGGGGCCAGTGGGCACGCGGCGAACAACATCGCTTTCGAACGCACCTTTTCTACCACCGGCCCCAAATTTCAAACCATTAACGATGTGGTGAAGGCGCTCGGACCGTTTGTAACGCCTCCGACAAGCGGAAGCGGCTTCGACCCGACGCCCTATCAGTTCAATACCACCGCCAACTTCTACCTCACCGAAACTCCGACGGTGACTCTGGACAGCACGACTCCTAACTCCTAA
- a CDS encoding nitrilase-related carbon-nitrogen hydrolase, giving the protein MTKLHLAIAQIKPIKGHYEANLQRVAELFSQLEEELPQTDVLVLPETVLSGYFLEGGVREVARSAESVYADLLRLYRERVRRPDACLDVVLGFYELWDGRYYNSALYATLASPAAKVEAGLKHVHRKFFLPTYGVFDEKRFVSRGRTFRAFDTRFGRAAILICEDIWHSVAPTIVALKGAQILYVPSASPGREFTGKNVGNIAHYNILLPAIASEHGIWVVYAGLVGFEGGKGFTGSSQVVDPWGQCLVMGSDRDECIVTATIDREDVAIARATSPLLADLEANLGDVVAELEVAAQRVHRE; this is encoded by the coding sequence ATGACGAAGCTACATCTGGCTATAGCGCAGATCAAACCCATCAAAGGGCACTACGAGGCGAATTTGCAGCGGGTGGCCGAACTCTTTTCACAATTGGAAGAGGAGCTGCCGCAGACCGATGTGCTGGTTTTGCCGGAAACGGTGCTTTCCGGCTATTTTTTAGAGGGGGGTGTGCGGGAGGTAGCGCGTTCTGCCGAGAGCGTTTACGCGGATCTGCTCCGGCTCTATCGGGAAAGAGTGCGCCGTCCCGATGCCTGCCTGGACGTGGTATTGGGGTTTTATGAACTTTGGGATGGCCGTTACTACAACAGCGCTCTTTACGCCACGCTGGCATCGCCTGCCGCAAAGGTTGAGGCGGGATTGAAGCACGTGCACCGCAAGTTCTTTCTGCCCACCTATGGTGTCTTCGACGAGAAGCGTTTTGTCTCTCGCGGCCGCACCTTTCGCGCTTTCGACACCCGTTTTGGGCGCGCGGCCATACTCATTTGCGAAGATATCTGGCACTCGGTCGCTCCCACCATTGTGGCCCTCAAGGGGGCGCAGATCCTTTACGTTCCCAGCGCGTCGCCTGGGCGTGAGTTCACCGGTAAAAATGTGGGAAATATCGCTCACTACAATATCCTGCTGCCCGCTATTGCCTCCGAACATGGCATTTGGGTGGTCTATGCGGGGCTGGTTGGGTTTGAGGGAGGAAAGGGATTTACCGGCTCATCCCAGGTGGTAGACCCTTGGGGGCAGTGTTTGGTTATGGGGTCCGACCGAGATGAGTGCATCGTAACGGCCACCATAGACAGAGAAGATGTCGCCATTGCACGTGCCACCTCGCCTCTTTTAGCCGACCTCGAAGCCAATCTGGGCGATGTGGTAGCGGAGTTGGAGGTGGCCGCACAACGGGTGCACAGGGAGTAG
- a CDS encoding NAD+ synthase, protein MQQERQRLPIISAKPLTAESEDILQINAPLLADWLVAFLQDEIVRRRGFHQAVVGISGGVDSSLVAFLLAKALGPKNVLGIRMPYKTSSQESLEHAALVAEVTGICMETIPITDAVDGYLKYAPDADPRRRGNVMARMRMIVLFDQSQKLGTLPVGTGNKSERLLGYFTWHADDSPPINPLGDLYKTQVWQLARYVGVPEVIVNKPASADLIVGQTDEGDFGISYQKADRILYFLLRGYPPARLLEMGFTEEEVKLVKGRLDSTHWKRHLPTTAMISSTSINDYYLRPVDY, encoded by the coding sequence ATGCAACAGGAACGGCAACGATTACCTATTATCTCTGCCAAGCCTCTAACCGCGGAGTCGGAGGATATTCTGCAGATCAACGCGCCCCTGTTGGCCGACTGGCTGGTGGCCTTTTTGCAAGATGAGATCGTGCGACGGCGCGGCTTTCACCAAGCGGTTGTGGGAATTTCGGGCGGAGTCGACTCGTCGTTAGTGGCCTTCTTATTGGCAAAGGCGCTCGGGCCCAAAAACGTGCTCGGCATTCGCATGCCCTACAAAACCTCCTCTCAAGAGAGCCTCGAGCATGCGGCCCTCGTAGCGGAAGTAACCGGCATCTGCATGGAGACCATCCCGATTACCGATGCAGTGGATGGCTATTTAAAATATGCTCCCGATGCCGACCCACGTCGGCGTGGGAATGTGATGGCGCGCATGCGCATGATCGTGCTCTTCGACCAAAGCCAGAAGTTGGGCACGCTGCCGGTGGGAACCGGCAATAAGAGTGAGCGCTTGCTAGGTTACTTTACCTGGCACGCCGACGATTCCCCGCCCATCAACCCGCTGGGCGACCTCTACAAAACCCAAGTTTGGCAACTCGCGCGTTATGTGGGGGTGCCAGAGGTCATTGTGAACAAGCCGGCGTCGGCCGACCTTATTGTGGGGCAGACCGATGAGGGCGATTTTGGCATCTCTTATCAGAAGGCCGACCGCATTCTCTATTTCTTGCTGCGCGGCTATCCGCCCGCTCGCCTGTTGGAGATGGGGTTCACCGAGGAAGAGGTAAAGCTGGTGAAAGGGCGGTTAGACTCCACGCATTGGAAGCGGCACCTGCCGACCACGGCCATGATCTCCTCCACCTCGATCAACGACTACTATCTGCGGCCGGTAGACTACTGA
- a CDS encoding GtrA family protein: METTTPVVVNSSSWNQFIKFCIVGASSTVIDAGLFNLLHLALGLHPYFARTLSFSVAVVNGFIWNSLWTFRGLGSGSRHAQFVKFAVINVVGLFLNLFIMSVVYYLLSGHLPRAHEHAPLRINIALGAAIVIVAFWNFGANKYWTFRGVRQ, translated from the coding sequence ATGGAAACAACCACGCCCGTCGTGGTAAATAGCTCGAGCTGGAATCAATTTATTAAATTTTGCATTGTGGGCGCCTCAAGTACCGTAATAGATGCCGGTCTGTTCAATCTTCTGCATCTCGCTTTGGGCCTCCATCCCTACTTTGCCCGCACCCTCTCGTTCTCCGTGGCCGTGGTCAACGGCTTTATCTGGAACAGCCTGTGGACTTTTCGCGGCCTCGGCAGCGGCTCGCGCCACGCGCAGTTCGTAAAGTTCGCCGTTATTAATGTCGTGGGGCTTTTTCTTAATCTCTTTATCATGAGCGTGGTCTACTATCTTCTCAGCGGCCATCTGCCGCGCGCTCACGAGCACGCACCGCTGCGAATCAATATCGCGCTGGGAGCCGCCATTGTGATCGTGGCCTTTTGGAACTTCGGCGCCAATAAATACTGGACGTTTCGGGGCGTACGTCAGTAG
- a CDS encoding alcohol dehydrogenase catalytic domain-containing protein: MEFMQAAVLEDIDRLEVREVPIPEVTNDSALMRVEAVSICGSDVRILHHGNPRVKPPTIIGHETAGVIVKVGRHVERVKEGDRVALGADVPCGQCRWCKAGLGNNCPINYAVGYQIPGAFAQYMLLPKLLLEEGPVTPFSERLSFEEAALAEPLACAINGLELVNMGPGKSVVIIGLGPIGCMMIDLARYFGASKVIGVQRSRARLEMAKFYQADVYIAAEEEDVVARCREETGGEGPDVVITTSGSVEAHEQAVEMVAHRGYVNLFGGLPKSARPMQLYSNTIHYKECFLTGSHGSVPRQHQQAVQLLEEGVVRVKPLITHRFPLTQIHEAFKVMESRQGMKVTLYPHGLPERNRDVVRHQ, encoded by the coding sequence ATGGAGTTTATGCAGGCGGCGGTTTTGGAAGACATTGACCGCCTTGAGGTTCGCGAGGTGCCCATACCGGAGGTCACCAACGATTCGGCGCTTATGCGAGTGGAGGCGGTGAGCATTTGTGGGTCGGACGTACGCATTCTCCACCATGGAAACCCACGTGTGAAGCCCCCGACCATCATCGGACATGAGACGGCAGGAGTGATTGTAAAGGTAGGGCGCCATGTGGAGCGGGTAAAGGAGGGCGACCGCGTGGCGCTTGGGGCGGATGTGCCTTGTGGGCAGTGTCGTTGGTGCAAGGCTGGGTTGGGCAACAACTGCCCCATTAACTACGCCGTGGGCTACCAGATTCCGGGCGCTTTTGCGCAGTACATGCTGCTGCCGAAGCTGCTTTTAGAGGAGGGGCCGGTAACGCCTTTTTCCGAGCGTCTCTCGTTTGAAGAGGCGGCGCTTGCCGAGCCTCTTGCCTGCGCCATCAACGGCTTAGAGCTGGTGAACATGGGGCCGGGGAAAAGTGTGGTGATCATCGGGTTGGGCCCTATCGGTTGCATGATGATCGATCTAGCGCGTTATTTCGGCGCCTCGAAGGTCATTGGGGTTCAGCGAAGTCGGGCTCGGCTCGAGATGGCCAAATTCTACCAAGCCGATGTTTACATCGCTGCGGAAGAGGAGGATGTTGTCGCGCGCTGTCGGGAGGAGACGGGGGGCGAGGGGCCTGACGTTGTTATTACCACCAGCGGGTCGGTAGAGGCGCACGAGCAGGCGGTAGAGATGGTGGCGCACAGGGGCTATGTCAATCTGTTTGGGGGCCTGCCCAAAAGCGCTCGTCCGATGCAGCTCTACTCGAATACGATCCACTATAAGGAGTGTTTTCTCACAGGCTCGCACGGCAGTGTGCCGCGCCAGCATCAGCAGGCCGTGCAGTTGCTAGAGGAGGGGGTGGTGCGCGTGAAACCGCTCATCACCCATCGCTTCCCGCTAACGCAGATACACGAGGCCTTTAAGGTGATGGAGAGCCGCCAGGGCATGAAGGTGACGCTCTATCCGCACGGTCTACCCGAGAGGAATAGAGATGTCGTCCGCCACCAGTAG
- a CDS encoding cyclase family protein produces MKIIDLSQPIFDGGPNCPAHPPIRVEMRLQHPQDGWQLELFAFAAHTGSHIDAPLHRLPDGASIDSIPLERFVGPAYIADLRPLQPKEPITEAKLAEALPHPLPPDSVVLLATGWGDIRERSQRWLYESPKIEPSTAEWLVAHKVRGVGIDHWGIGGWDAENDKAVHAILLGAGIWIAEELRLPPEVCRLPSPQLFMALPIHLKGASGAWCRPVLLVADDISIPLG; encoded by the coding sequence TTGAAGATTATAGACCTTTCACAGCCTATTTTCGATGGAGGCCCCAACTGCCCAGCCCACCCACCTATTCGCGTTGAAATGAGGCTTCAACACCCGCAAGACGGCTGGCAGCTCGAACTATTCGCTTTCGCCGCCCACACCGGCAGCCACATAGACGCGCCTCTTCATCGTCTCCCCGATGGCGCCTCCATCGACTCCATCCCCCTCGAGCGATTTGTCGGCCCGGCCTATATCGCCGATCTGCGTCCGCTGCAGCCTAAAGAGCCGATTACCGAGGCGAAACTAGCCGAGGCTCTGCCGCACCCTCTGCCGCCCGATAGCGTTGTCCTTCTGGCTACCGGTTGGGGTGATATTCGCGAGCGCAGCCAGCGATGGCTCTACGAATCCCCCAAAATCGAACCCTCCACAGCGGAATGGCTGGTGGCGCACAAGGTACGCGGCGTGGGTATAGACCATTGGGGCATTGGAGGTTGGGACGCGGAAAACGATAAGGCGGTGCATGCTATCCTTTTGGGAGCTGGCATCTGGATCGCCGAGGAGCTGCGTTTGCCGCCAGAGGTGTGCAGACTGCCCAGCCCCCAGCTCTTTATGGCTCTGCCCATTCACCTCAAAGGCGCTTCGGGCGCCTGGTGTCGCCCCGTGCTACTGGTGGCGGACGACATCTCTATTCCTCTCGGGTAG